A single Anaeromyxobacter diazotrophicus DNA region contains:
- a CDS encoding cupredoxin domain-containing protein, with the protein MRAQPTRQLRLTLALAALAAAGLARAEGGTIKGKVDATPPKWLEETVVYLKEVPGTYPPKSHALDQKGMRFVPHVMTVVVGDTVKFLNHDSLVHNVYSPDGEGYNLGSFKQDEERTYTFSKPGVYSQLCSIHPEMLGYVFVGQNPYASPVDKKGAYEIKGVPPGTYKLSVWNSHLKAPDKTVAVAAGKTLDESFSVKR; encoded by the coding sequence ATGCGCGCGCAGCCCACCCGGCAGCTCCGTCTCACCCTCGCGCTGGCCGCGCTCGCCGCGGCCGGCCTCGCCCGCGCCGAGGGCGGCACCATCAAGGGCAAGGTCGACGCCACGCCGCCCAAGTGGCTCGAGGAGACGGTCGTCTACCTGAAGGAGGTGCCCGGCACCTACCCGCCCAAGTCGCACGCGCTCGACCAGAAGGGCATGCGGTTCGTCCCCCACGTCATGACCGTCGTGGTGGGAGACACCGTCAAGTTCCTCAACCACGACAGCCTGGTCCACAACGTGTACTCGCCCGACGGCGAGGGCTACAACCTCGGCTCCTTCAAGCAGGACGAGGAGCGCACCTACACCTTCAGCAAACCGGGGGTCTACTCGCAGCTCTGCAGCATCCACCCCGAGATGCTGGGCTACGTGTTCGTGGGGCAGAACCCGTACGCCTCCCCGGTCGACAAGAAGGGCGCCTACGAGATCAAGGGCGTGCCGCCCGGCACGTACAAGCTCTCGGTGTGGAACTCGCACCTCAAGGCGCCCGACAAGACGGTCGCGGTGGCGGCGGGGAAGACGCTCGACGAGAGCTTCTCGGTCAAGCGCTGA
- a CDS encoding cytochrome c3 family protein gives MRLPFPRPAAIAGAVAALALGCAAAAPPEQPFRFSHKVHAGDARIGCTACHAYAERGPVAGVPSMARCQGCHKFVKEDKENPQLDQELKALRKVLDEGKPVAWARVHRVPDHVFFTHQRHVVTAALACRECHGEVEKMEVVRQVAPLTMGWCLQCHQLPKNRGRAPTDCWACHK, from the coding sequence ATGCGCCTCCCGTTCCCCCGCCCGGCCGCGATCGCTGGCGCGGTGGCGGCGCTCGCGCTCGGCTGCGCGGCCGCGGCGCCGCCCGAGCAGCCGTTTCGCTTCAGCCACAAGGTGCACGCGGGGGACGCGCGCATCGGCTGCACCGCGTGCCACGCCTACGCGGAGCGCGGGCCGGTGGCGGGCGTGCCCTCCATGGCGCGCTGCCAGGGCTGTCACAAGTTCGTGAAGGAGGACAAGGAGAACCCCCAGCTCGACCAGGAGCTCAAGGCCCTGCGCAAGGTCCTCGACGAGGGGAAGCCGGTCGCGTGGGCGCGCGTGCACCGCGTGCCCGACCACGTGTTCTTCACGCACCAGCGCCACGTCGTGACGGCCGCGCTCGCCTGCCGGGAGTGCCACGGCGAGGTGGAGAAGATGGAGGTGGTGCGCCAGGTCGCGCCGCTGACGATGGGCTGGTGCCTCCAGTGCCACCAGCTCCCGAAGAACCGGGGCAGGGCGCCCACCGACTGCTGGGCCTGCCACAAGTGA
- a CDS encoding 4Fe-4S dicluster domain-containing protein: MPDLSRRTFLRFAAASVAGAACSPRALPQKLIPFLVPPDEIVPGRPLFYRTVCRACPAGCGVTARTREGRAVKLEGNPEDPIGRGALCARGQAELQHLYAPDRLAGPRRRGADGQLAPVGWDEAEDALAAALSAAAAKGPGRIRMLTRAEPGSAGAVQKALLRALGGRDEDRLVFEPLDPMPLRAAEEALFGAPQLPVHDLSAARTVVAFGADFLETWLSPVELTRQLAEGRGRAGPERTRLWWVGPRLSATGMSADRWLRARSGGELALALALLRWLFEPGHLAALPPELAPLAGRVAALDAAALLRRAGLAREDLEALGRELAARRPSALLGPGAASQGGDATQLAAVLLLCNLALGNLGRTVLHGLDPLEDPPAPFAEVNGLLGECAAGAVDVLLLHHADPVGALPAALRAGDALARVPLVVTFASRPDASGARAHLHLPDHHPLEAFGEITPRRGVVALGQPAMTPVGDTRAAAQVLLELGGRLPQPAAHFPFGDLWELLQARAELFLRPVAAGATDLGPVLHAAQERGGVYSEASPAPVTLDAAAAARFLTAPAEPPAAAAAGAGALDLVLFPTALRGDGQGPRPPWLDEVSDTVTTLSWTAWAELSPATAARLGLAAGDLVAVSTGAGRAELPVYLYPGLRDDAVAVPLGGAEALALLPAGVDAASGALAFAGQRAAVARAGRRVALPVLEGSPYQEGRAIVKNVSAAAPAVKRPDLSATMYEEPKHPVHRWALAVDLDKCTGCDACVVACYAENNVPVMGREAAVMGRQMGWIRIERYLGEVRGGRLRIDLMPMMCQQCTNAPCEPVCPVYATYHTPEGLNAQVYNRCVGTRYCSNNCPYKVRTFNWRDAQFARPLDWQLNPDVTVRSKGVMEKCTFCVQRIRYAEGVAKDEGRPVRDGEITPACAQTCPAQAIVFGDANDPTSRVSRLAAAPRGFAALEEVNTLPAVTYLARVREEDL, translated from the coding sequence GTGCCCGACCTGAGCCGCCGCACGTTCCTGCGCTTCGCCGCCGCCAGCGTCGCCGGCGCCGCCTGCTCGCCCCGGGCGCTGCCGCAGAAGCTCATCCCGTTCCTCGTCCCGCCGGACGAGATCGTCCCCGGCCGCCCGCTCTTCTACCGCACCGTCTGCCGCGCCTGCCCCGCCGGCTGCGGCGTCACCGCGCGGACGCGCGAGGGCCGGGCCGTGAAGCTGGAGGGGAACCCGGAGGACCCCATCGGCCGGGGCGCCCTCTGCGCGCGCGGCCAGGCCGAGCTCCAGCACCTCTACGCGCCCGACCGCCTCGCCGGACCGCGCCGGCGCGGAGCGGACGGCCAGCTCGCGCCGGTCGGCTGGGACGAGGCCGAGGACGCGCTCGCCGCCGCCCTCTCCGCCGCCGCCGCCAAGGGGCCGGGGCGCATCCGGATGCTCACCCGCGCCGAGCCGGGCAGCGCCGGCGCGGTGCAGAAGGCGCTGCTGCGCGCGCTGGGCGGGCGCGACGAGGACCGCCTGGTGTTCGAGCCGCTCGACCCCATGCCGCTGCGCGCCGCCGAGGAGGCGCTGTTCGGCGCGCCGCAGCTCCCGGTGCACGATCTCTCCGCCGCCCGCACCGTGGTCGCCTTCGGGGCGGACTTCCTCGAGACCTGGCTGTCGCCGGTGGAGCTGACCCGGCAGCTCGCCGAGGGGCGCGGCCGGGCCGGCCCCGAGCGGACGCGCCTGTGGTGGGTGGGGCCGCGGCTCTCCGCCACCGGCATGAGCGCCGACCGCTGGCTGCGCGCCCGGTCCGGGGGCGAGCTCGCGCTGGCGCTGGCGCTCCTGCGCTGGCTGTTCGAGCCGGGGCACCTGGCGGCGCTCCCGCCCGAGCTGGCGCCGCTGGCGGGGCGGGTGGCCGCCCTCGACGCCGCCGCCCTGCTGCGGCGCGCCGGCCTCGCCCGCGAGGACCTCGAGGCCCTCGGCCGCGAGCTCGCCGCCCGGCGCCCGTCGGCGCTGCTCGGGCCCGGCGCCGCGAGCCAGGGGGGCGACGCGACGCAGCTCGCGGCGGTGCTGCTCCTCTGCAACCTCGCCCTCGGCAACCTGGGCCGGACGGTGCTGCACGGCCTCGATCCGCTCGAGGACCCGCCCGCCCCCTTCGCGGAGGTGAACGGGCTGCTCGGCGAGTGCGCCGCCGGCGCGGTGGACGTGCTGCTCCTCCACCACGCCGACCCGGTGGGCGCCCTGCCCGCCGCGCTCCGCGCCGGCGACGCGCTCGCCAGGGTCCCGCTCGTCGTCACCTTCGCCAGCCGCCCGGACGCGAGCGGCGCCCGCGCTCACCTCCACCTCCCGGATCACCACCCGCTGGAGGCGTTCGGCGAGATCACGCCGCGGCGCGGGGTGGTGGCGCTGGGGCAGCCGGCCATGACGCCGGTCGGCGACACGCGGGCCGCGGCGCAGGTGCTGCTCGAGCTCGGCGGCCGCCTCCCCCAGCCGGCGGCGCACTTCCCCTTCGGCGATCTCTGGGAGCTGCTGCAGGCGCGCGCCGAGCTGTTCCTCCGCCCCGTCGCCGCCGGCGCCACCGACCTCGGGCCGGTGCTGCACGCCGCCCAGGAGCGCGGGGGCGTCTACTCCGAGGCGTCGCCCGCCCCGGTGACGCTCGACGCGGCCGCCGCCGCCCGCTTCCTGACCGCGCCGGCCGAGCCGCCGGCCGCCGCCGCGGCGGGCGCAGGCGCGCTCGACCTGGTGCTCTTCCCCACCGCCTTGCGCGGCGACGGGCAGGGGCCGCGGCCGCCCTGGCTCGACGAGGTCTCCGACACCGTCACCACCCTCTCGTGGACGGCCTGGGCCGAGCTCTCGCCGGCCACCGCGGCGAGGCTCGGGCTCGCCGCGGGCGACCTCGTCGCCGTCTCGACCGGCGCCGGCCGCGCGGAGCTGCCGGTCTACCTGTACCCCGGCCTGCGCGACGACGCGGTGGCCGTCCCGCTGGGAGGCGCGGAGGCGCTGGCGCTCCTCCCCGCCGGCGTCGACGCCGCCTCGGGGGCGCTCGCCTTCGCGGGGCAGCGCGCGGCGGTGGCGCGGGCCGGCCGCCGGGTGGCGCTGCCGGTGCTGGAGGGCAGCCCCTACCAGGAGGGCCGCGCCATCGTGAAGAACGTCAGCGCGGCCGCGCCGGCCGTGAAGCGGCCCGACCTCTCGGCGACGATGTACGAGGAGCCGAAGCACCCGGTGCACCGCTGGGCCCTGGCGGTGGACCTCGACAAGTGCACCGGCTGCGACGCCTGCGTGGTGGCCTGCTACGCCGAGAACAACGTGCCGGTCATGGGGCGCGAGGCGGCGGTGATGGGCCGGCAGATGGGCTGGATCCGGATCGAGCGCTACCTGGGCGAGGTGCGCGGCGGCCGGCTCCGCATCGACCTCATGCCCATGATGTGCCAGCAGTGCACCAACGCGCCGTGCGAGCCGGTCTGCCCGGTCTACGCCACCTACCACACGCCCGAGGGCCTCAACGCGCAGGTCTACAACCGCTGCGTGGGGACCCGCTACTGCTCCAACAACTGCCCGTACAAGGTGCGCACCTTCAACTGGCGCGACGCCCAGTTCGCGCGCCCCCTCGACTGGCAGCTCAACCCGGACGTCACCGTCCGCTCCAAGGGCGTGATGGAGAAGTGCACCTTCTGCGTGCAGCGGATCCGCTACGCCGAGGGCGTCGCGAAGGACGAAGGCCGCCCGGTACGCGACGGCGAGATCACGCCCGCCTGCGCCCAGACCTGCCCCGCCCAGGCCATCGTCTTCGGCGACGCGAACGACCCCACCTCGCGGGTCTCGCGGCTGGCGGCGGCGCCGCGCGGCTTCGCGGCGCTGGAGGAGGTGAACACCCTCCCCGCCGTCACCTACCTGGCGCGGGTGCGCGAGGAGGACCTGTGA
- the nrfD gene encoding NrfD/PsrC family molybdoenzyme membrane anchor subunit — protein MSAAPPVTMGRLQEAVAAVPRRLGRGYWLLVALAGAFVLFGGFCYTLIIRNGLVMTGLRRPVMWGNLITDFVFWVGIAHSGTLISAVLFLFRARFRTAVYRVAEMMTVFGVLTAGLFPIFHLGRPWFAYWLFPYPNQRQLWVNFRSPLVWDVFAVSTYLTVSTIFLLVGIAPDAAALRDAASGWRRRALSLLSLGWRGTDLQWRHYTRAYLFFAAFATPLVVSVHSVVSWDFAVSITPGWHSTLFPPYFVAGAILSGVAMVITLVIPLRKALGLEALITPHHLDMLARLVLFVSLIVAYAYAAEIVLSLRAPPSDPERSTLLWRATGPYAPLFWTMITCNCAGPMLLALRRVRASVPALLAICLAVNVGMWLERFNIVVTSLAHDRLPFSWRLYAPTWVEWGMTFGSFGWFFFWFLLSLKLLPVVSVAEMKEELAHAARALHGGRGGEAVHAG, from the coding sequence GTGAGCGCCGCTCCCCCCGTCACCATGGGCCGGCTCCAGGAGGCGGTGGCGGCGGTCCCGCGCCGCCTCGGGCGCGGCTACTGGCTCCTCGTCGCGCTGGCCGGCGCCTTCGTCCTCTTCGGCGGCTTCTGCTACACCCTCATCATCCGCAACGGGCTGGTCATGACCGGCCTGCGTCGCCCGGTGATGTGGGGCAACCTCATCACCGACTTCGTCTTCTGGGTCGGCATCGCCCACTCCGGCACGCTCATCAGCGCGGTGCTGTTCCTGTTCCGGGCCCGCTTCCGCACCGCGGTCTACCGGGTGGCGGAGATGATGACCGTGTTCGGCGTGCTGACCGCGGGCCTGTTCCCCATCTTCCACCTCGGGCGGCCCTGGTTCGCCTACTGGCTGTTCCCGTATCCCAACCAGCGTCAGCTCTGGGTCAACTTCCGCTCGCCGCTGGTCTGGGACGTCTTCGCGGTCTCCACCTACCTCACCGTCTCCACCATCTTCCTGCTGGTGGGCATCGCGCCCGACGCGGCCGCCCTGCGCGACGCCGCCAGCGGCTGGCGGCGGCGCGCGCTCTCCCTGCTCTCCCTCGGCTGGCGGGGCACCGACCTCCAGTGGCGCCACTACACCCGCGCCTACCTGTTCTTCGCGGCCTTCGCCACGCCGCTGGTCGTGTCGGTGCACAGCGTGGTGTCCTGGGACTTCGCCGTCTCGATCACGCCCGGCTGGCACTCGACGCTCTTCCCGCCCTACTTCGTGGCGGGCGCCATCCTCTCCGGCGTGGCGATGGTGATCACGCTCGTCATCCCGCTGCGCAAGGCGCTCGGGCTCGAGGCCCTCATCACCCCCCACCACCTCGACATGCTGGCGCGGCTGGTCCTGTTCGTCTCGCTCATCGTGGCCTACGCCTACGCGGCCGAGATCGTCCTCTCCCTGCGCGCCCCGCCCTCCGACCCGGAGCGCTCGACGCTCCTCTGGCGCGCCACCGGCCCGTACGCCCCGCTCTTCTGGACCATGATCACCTGCAACTGCGCCGGGCCCATGCTCCTCGCGCTCCGCCGCGTGCGCGCCTCCGTGCCCGCCCTGCTCGCCATCTGCCTGGCGGTGAACGTGGGCATGTGGCTCGAGCGCTTCAACATCGTGGTCACCTCGCTCGCCCACGATCGGCTCCCCTTCTCCTGGCGCCTCTACGCGCCGACCTGGGTGGAGTGGGGGATGACCTTCGGCTCCTTCGGCTGGTTCTTCTTCTGGTTCCTGCTCTCGCTCAAGCTCTTGCCGGTGGTCTCGGTGGCCGAGATGAAGGAGGAGCTGGCGCACGCGGCGCGCGCCCTGCACGGCGGGCGCGGCGGGGAGGCCGTCCATGCCGGCTGA
- a CDS encoding quinol:electron acceptor oxidoreductase subunit ActD has product MPAEVLGTFADPAAAAAAIRALRGAGCRVRAAMPAPFPEVVAALGLRRSRLGFATWPGALLGLCVGVALPVATSLAWPLVVGGKPVVSLPAFVVIIFELTVLVGSLTNLVASIALGWTRGGLRPLPGGRSFHGDRIGVLASAEDGALAERLLAAAGAEEVSRA; this is encoded by the coding sequence ATGCCGGCTGAGGTGCTCGGGACGTTCGCCGATCCGGCCGCCGCGGCGGCCGCCATCCGCGCCCTGCGCGGCGCCGGCTGCCGGGTGCGCGCCGCGATGCCGGCGCCCTTCCCGGAGGTGGTGGCGGCGCTGGGCCTCCGGCGGAGCCGGCTCGGCTTCGCCACCTGGCCCGGCGCGCTCCTGGGCCTGTGCGTCGGGGTGGCGCTGCCGGTGGCCACCTCGCTGGCCTGGCCGCTGGTGGTGGGGGGCAAGCCGGTCGTGTCGCTGCCGGCCTTCGTCGTCATCATCTTCGAGCTGACCGTGCTCGTCGGCTCGCTCACGAACCTGGTGGCCTCGATCGCGCTCGGCTGGACGCGGGGAGGCCTCCGTCCGCTGCCGGGGGGACGCAGCTTCCACGGCGACCGCATCGGCGTGCTCGCCAGCGCGGAGGACGGCGCCCTCGCCGAGCGGCTCCTCGCGGCGGCGGGGGCGGAGGAGGTGTCGCGTGCCTGA
- a CDS encoding c-type cytochrome has translation MPEGRRPRSRAPAVLAAAALAALLAGCDNSWRTDMWYQPSRRPEDLPRPEPEHAVPLGAAPRYESRDDTEDLRNPVAAAPASLERGKAIFTARCAPCHGPEGHGGGPVSRFFPEAPDFAYSTIRRRSDGFIWGTISYGGKAMPPQREGLTAQERWDVVNHVRRIQATSPVIEAPGQPKGTP, from the coding sequence GTGCCTGAAGGCCGCCGCCCTCGGTCGCGCGCTCCGGCCGTGCTCGCCGCCGCGGCTCTCGCCGCGCTCCTCGCCGGCTGCGACAACTCCTGGCGCACGGACATGTGGTACCAGCCGTCGCGGCGGCCGGAGGACCTGCCGCGCCCCGAGCCTGAGCACGCGGTCCCGCTCGGCGCCGCGCCCCGCTACGAGAGCCGCGACGACACCGAGGACCTCCGGAACCCCGTCGCCGCCGCCCCCGCCTCGCTCGAGCGTGGGAAGGCGATCTTCACCGCCCGCTGCGCGCCCTGCCACGGCCCCGAGGGCCACGGCGGCGGTCCGGTCTCGCGGTTCTTCCCGGAGGCGCCCGACTTCGCCTACTCGACCATCCGCCGGCGGAGCGACGGCTTCATCTGGGGCACCATCAGCTACGGCGGGAAGGCCATGCCGCCGCAGCGCGAGGGCCTCACGGCGCAGGAGCGGTGGGACGTCGTGAACCACGTGCGCCGGATCCAGGCCACCTCGCCCGTCATCGAGGCGCCTGGCCAGCCGAAGGGCACCCCATGA
- a CDS encoding sulfate ABC transporter substrate-binding protein translates to MSRTTQLVGLAALLASAAAAAAHPAPARAAAGEVKLLNVSYDPTRELYDGVNAAFAKRWKERTGQTVLVKQSHGGSGKQARSVVDGLEADVVTLALAYDVDALAKAGLLAANWQERLPHHAAPYTSTIVFLVRKGNPKHLQDWDDLVKPGVQVITPNPKTSGGARWNYLAAWAHAARKPGGDEAKAKAFVKALYKNVPVLDSGARGATTTFVERGLGDVLLAWENEAFLAVEQLGQGRFEIVVPRSSILAEPPVAVVDQHVDRHGTRAVAQAYLEFLYTAEGQELAAKHFYRPRDPAVAARYAARFPKLDLVTVDGAFGGWTQAQAKHFADGGVFDQIFTPGS, encoded by the coding sequence ATGTCGCGCACCACGCAGCTCGTCGGGCTCGCTGCCTTGCTGGCCAGCGCCGCGGCCGCAGCGGCCCACCCCGCCCCCGCCCGCGCCGCCGCCGGCGAGGTGAAGCTCCTCAACGTGTCGTACGACCCCACCCGCGAGCTCTACGACGGCGTGAACGCGGCGTTCGCGAAGCGCTGGAAGGAGCGGACCGGCCAGACGGTGCTCGTGAAGCAATCGCACGGCGGCTCCGGCAAGCAGGCCCGCAGCGTCGTCGACGGGCTCGAGGCGGACGTGGTGACGCTCGCCCTGGCCTACGACGTGGACGCGCTGGCGAAGGCGGGCCTGCTCGCGGCGAACTGGCAAGAGCGCCTGCCGCACCACGCCGCGCCCTACACCTCCACCATCGTCTTCCTCGTCCGCAAGGGGAACCCGAAGCACCTCCAGGACTGGGACGACCTCGTGAAGCCCGGCGTCCAGGTGATCACGCCGAACCCCAAGACCTCCGGCGGCGCTCGCTGGAACTACCTCGCGGCCTGGGCCCATGCGGCGAGGAAGCCGGGCGGCGACGAGGCGAAGGCCAAGGCGTTCGTGAAGGCGCTCTACAAGAACGTCCCGGTGCTCGACTCCGGCGCGCGCGGAGCGACCACCACGTTCGTCGAGCGCGGCCTCGGCGACGTCCTGCTCGCCTGGGAGAACGAGGCGTTCCTCGCCGTCGAGCAGCTCGGTCAGGGCCGGTTCGAGATCGTGGTGCCGCGGTCGAGCATCCTGGCCGAGCCGCCCGTCGCCGTGGTCGACCAGCACGTGGACCGCCACGGGACGCGCGCGGTGGCGCAGGCCTACCTCGAGTTCCTCTACACGGCGGAGGGGCAGGAGCTCGCCGCGAAGCACTTCTACCGGCCGCGCGATCCGGCCGTGGCGGCGCGGTACGCAGCCCGCTTCCCCAAGCTCGACCTCGTCACGGTGGACGGCGCCTTCGGCGGCTGGACCCAGGCCCAGGCCAAGCACTTCGCGGACGGCGGCGTGTTCGACCAGATCTTCACGCCGGGCTCCTAG
- a CDS encoding sulfate/molybdate ABC transporter ATP-binding protein, whose protein sequence is MSIEVRGLSKAFGGHPVLRDVSIDIPDGELVALLGPSGCGKTTLLRILAGLETADAGEVRHGGEEVSARSARERNVGLVFQHYALFRQMTVAGNVGFALAVRKAPRAEIAARVDELLQLVQLDGLRDRYPHQLSGGQRQRVALARALATAPRILLLDEPFGALDARVRQELRRWLRRLHDELHVTSIFVTHDQEEAFEVADRVVLMNAGRVEQSGAPAQVFENPASPFVMRFLGAVNVFLGRVDGGRAYVHDLEFAAPGAPGRSAAHVYVRPHEIDLHRGALPGSFAARVERVVALGAAVRVELSAPGHAGALEVELDARETEALALAPGDTVHLSPRRVRVFPAAPGDLDSLTASRL, encoded by the coding sequence ATGAGCATCGAGGTCCGCGGGCTGTCGAAGGCGTTCGGCGGCCACCCCGTACTGCGCGACGTGTCGATCGACATCCCCGACGGCGAGCTGGTCGCGCTGCTCGGGCCGTCGGGCTGCGGGAAGACCACCCTCTTGCGCATCCTGGCGGGGCTGGAGACCGCGGACGCGGGCGAGGTCCGGCACGGCGGCGAGGAGGTCTCCGCGCGCAGCGCGCGGGAGCGGAACGTCGGGCTGGTGTTCCAGCACTACGCGCTCTTCCGGCAGATGACCGTCGCCGGCAACGTCGGGTTCGCGCTCGCGGTGCGCAAGGCGCCGCGCGCCGAGATCGCCGCCCGGGTGGACGAGCTGCTCCAGCTGGTGCAGCTCGACGGGCTGCGCGACCGCTACCCGCACCAGCTCTCCGGCGGCCAGCGCCAGCGCGTGGCGCTCGCCCGGGCGCTGGCGACCGCGCCGCGCATCCTGCTCCTCGACGAGCCGTTCGGCGCCCTGGACGCGCGGGTCCGGCAGGAGCTGCGGCGCTGGCTGCGCAGGCTGCACGACGAGCTGCACGTCACCAGCATCTTCGTCACGCACGATCAGGAGGAGGCGTTCGAGGTCGCCGACCGGGTGGTCCTCATGAACGCCGGCCGGGTCGAACAGTCCGGCGCTCCGGCCCAGGTGTTCGAGAACCCCGCGAGCCCGTTCGTGATGCGGTTCCTGGGCGCGGTGAACGTCTTCCTCGGGCGCGTCGACGGGGGGCGGGCCTACGTGCACGACCTCGAGTTCGCGGCCCCGGGCGCGCCCGGGCGATCGGCGGCGCACGTGTACGTCCGCCCCCACGAGATCGACCTCCACCGCGGGGCGCTGCCGGGGAGCTTCGCGGCGCGCGTGGAGCGGGTGGTGGCGCTCGGCGCCGCGGTGCGCGTCGAGCTCAGCGCGCCGGGCCACGCGGGCGCCCTGGAGGTGGAGCTCGACGCGCGGGAGACGGAGGCGCTGGCGCTCGCCCCGGGCGACACCGTCCACCTCTCGCCGCGGCGGGTGCGGGTCTTCCCGGCGGCGCCGGGCGACCTCGACAGCCTCACGGCGAGCCGCCTGTAG
- the cysW gene encoding sulfate ABC transporter permease subunit CysW encodes MPAPRAAGRRPPGAAEDAPQVKWALISGALLFLAALVAVPSAAVLVEALRGGVALWWRAVADPDARAALRLTLLVAAVAVPLNAAFGVAAAWSVTRFRYPGRRALVALIDLPFGVSPVISGMVTVLLFGAHGWLGPWLADHGVKVVYAVPGIVLATVFVTFPFVARELIPFMEAQGTEEEEAALVLGASGWQIFSRVTLPNVKWSLLYGVILCNARAMGEFGAVSVVSGHIRGETNTLPLHVEILYDQYAFQAAFAVASLLFLLALVTLLAKKALAWTQRASRRGAAHRSPP; translated from the coding sequence GTGCCGGCGCCGCGCGCCGCCGGCCGGCGGCCGCCGGGCGCCGCCGAGGACGCGCCGCAGGTGAAATGGGCGCTCATCTCCGGGGCGCTCCTCTTCCTGGCCGCGCTGGTGGCCGTGCCGTCGGCGGCGGTGCTGGTCGAGGCGCTCCGCGGGGGCGTCGCGCTGTGGTGGAGGGCGGTCGCCGACCCCGACGCGCGGGCGGCGCTCCGGCTGACCTTGCTCGTGGCGGCGGTGGCCGTCCCGCTCAACGCCGCCTTCGGCGTGGCCGCGGCCTGGTCGGTGACGCGGTTCCGCTACCCGGGGCGGCGGGCGCTCGTCGCGCTCATCGACCTGCCGTTCGGCGTCTCGCCGGTGATCTCGGGCATGGTGACGGTCCTCCTCTTCGGGGCGCACGGCTGGCTCGGCCCCTGGCTGGCGGACCACGGCGTGAAGGTCGTGTACGCGGTCCCCGGGATCGTCCTCGCGACGGTGTTCGTGACCTTCCCCTTCGTCGCCCGCGAGCTCATCCCGTTCATGGAGGCGCAGGGCACCGAGGAGGAGGAGGCGGCGCTGGTGCTGGGCGCGAGCGGCTGGCAGATCTTCAGCCGCGTCACCCTCCCCAACGTGAAGTGGAGCCTCCTCTACGGGGTGATCCTCTGCAACGCGCGGGCGATGGGCGAGTTCGGGGCGGTGTCGGTCGTCTCCGGCCACATCCGCGGCGAGACCAACACGCTCCCCCTGCACGTCGAGATCCTGTACGACCAGTACGCGTTCCAGGCAGCCTTCGCGGTCGCGTCGCTCCTCTTCCTGCTGGCCCTGGTGACGCTCCTCGCGAAGAAGGCCCTCGCGTGGACGCAGCGGGCCTCGCGCCGCGGGGCGGCGCACCGGAGTCCCCCATGA
- the cysT gene encoding sulfate ABC transporter permease subunit CysT, whose product MTARRARRPRVGGVLPGFGLSTGLTVLYLGLVVLVPLSTLALRQSALSWRELWPVIASPRALASYRLSFGASLAAAGVNVVGGVLVAWVLARYAFPGRSLVDALVDLPFALPTAVSGIALTAVYSRNGWLGRWLEPLGLKAAFSPLGVAIALTFIGLPFVIRTVQPVLEDLDPELEEAAATLGAGRWQTFRRVILPAVAPAAVTGFALAFARGLGEYGSVVFISGNMPLRTEIAPLLIMTRLEAYDYAGAAAIANVLLVTSFLLLLLIHRLQAWTRSRVGLA is encoded by the coding sequence ATGACGGCGAGGCGCGCGCGGCGCCCGCGGGTCGGCGGCGTGCTCCCCGGCTTCGGGCTCTCGACGGGGCTCACCGTCCTCTACCTGGGCCTGGTGGTGCTGGTGCCGCTCTCGACGCTGGCGCTCCGCCAGAGCGCGCTCTCCTGGCGCGAGCTGTGGCCGGTCATCGCCTCGCCGCGGGCGCTGGCCTCCTACCGGCTCTCGTTCGGCGCCTCGCTGGCCGCGGCCGGCGTGAACGTCGTGGGCGGCGTGCTCGTGGCCTGGGTGCTGGCGCGCTACGCGTTCCCGGGGCGCTCGCTCGTCGACGCGCTGGTCGACCTCCCGTTCGCGCTGCCGACGGCGGTGAGCGGGATCGCGCTCACAGCCGTGTACTCGCGGAACGGCTGGCTCGGGCGGTGGCTCGAGCCGCTCGGCCTGAAGGCCGCCTTCAGCCCGCTCGGCGTCGCCATCGCGCTCACCTTCATCGGGCTGCCGTTCGTCATCCGCACCGTGCAGCCCGTGCTGGAGGACCTCGACCCGGAGCTGGAGGAGGCGGCGGCGACGCTCGGCGCCGGGCGCTGGCAGACGTTCCGGCGCGTGATCCTGCCCGCCGTCGCCCCGGCCGCGGTCACCGGCTTCGCGCTCGCCTTCGCGCGCGGCCTGGGCGAGTACGGCTCCGTCGTCTTCATCTCCGGGAACATGCCGCTGCGCACCGAGATCGCGCCGCTGCTCATCATGACGCGCCTCGAGGCGTACGATTACGCGGGGGCGGCGGCGATCGCCAACGTGCTCCTCGTGACCTCGTTCCTCCTCCTGCTCCTCATCCACCGGCTGCAGGCCTGGACCCGCTCGCGCGTGGGGCTCGCGTGA